The Thioalkalivibrio sulfidiphilus HL-EbGr7 genome includes a window with the following:
- the lolB gene encoding lipoprotein insertase outer membrane protein LolB codes for MNALIPLGRSRTGALCSAGSRRAWPRGTWLRAALLLTFLLLAGCAVRPPVLEEAAPEAWDAHQAAVQALEQWSLSGRIALDADGQQWHANVRWKERNGDYDIQFFGPFGRDAGRLRGDETGVNLRTPDGEYYNAPDPDRLVRDVLGYRLPVSGLRHWVLGLPAPGSGSERSFDARGRLSLLEQSGWQVQYQRYRESVSPTLPDRLELHYGQEIRLRLLVDTWALEPVSAAQ; via the coding sequence GTGAATGCCCTGATTCCCCTCGGCCGGAGCCGGACCGGGGCTTTGTGCAGCGCGGGGTCCCGGCGCGCATGGCCCCGAGGTACATGGTTACGGGCCGCGCTGCTGCTCACCTTTCTGCTGCTCGCCGGCTGTGCCGTGCGTCCCCCGGTGCTGGAGGAAGCCGCGCCCGAGGCCTGGGACGCGCACCAGGCCGCCGTGCAGGCCCTGGAGCAGTGGTCCCTGAGCGGGCGCATCGCCCTGGATGCCGACGGTCAGCAGTGGCACGCCAACGTGCGCTGGAAGGAACGCAACGGGGACTATGACATCCAGTTTTTCGGCCCCTTCGGAAGGGATGCCGGCCGTCTGCGCGGCGACGAGACGGGCGTGAACCTGCGTACCCCTGACGGCGAGTACTACAACGCCCCGGACCCGGACCGGCTGGTGCGCGACGTGCTGGGCTACCGGCTTCCGGTGAGCGGACTGCGCCACTGGGTGCTGGGCCTGCCCGCGCCCGGGTCGGGCAGCGAGCGCAGTTTCGATGCCCGTGGCCGGCTCAGCCTGCTGGAGCAGTCCGGCTGGCAGGTGCAGTACCAACGCTACCGGGAGTCGGTCTCCCCGACCCTGCCGGATCGCCTGGAACTGCATTACGGTCAGGAGATCCGCCTGCGCCTGCTGGTGGACACCTGGGCCCTGGAGCCCGTGAGCGCCGCCCAGTGA
- the ispE gene encoding 4-(cytidine 5'-diphospho)-2-C-methyl-D-erythritol kinase, translated as MTRWSTNWPAPAKLNLFLHITGRRGDGYHLLQTVFQPLSVGDSLDFLCLDEDAVRLETPLPGVAPEQDLVVRAARRLKAEAGYPGGVAVRVHKRLPLGGGLGGGSSDAATTLVALNHLWGLALSCDRLAALGLELGADVPVFVRGRAAWAEGVGERLEPVSLPEPWFLVIHPGVSISTAALFGDPQLTRNCPPITIPDFISGKGGNVFEPLVRARYPQVARALDWLAQAAGEARLTGTGACVFAALKDQAGAEALLDRLPEGWKGFVARGLNRSPLLDRLAQG; from the coding sequence GTGACCCGCTGGAGCACCAACTGGCCGGCCCCGGCCAAGCTCAACCTGTTCCTGCACATCACCGGCCGACGGGGCGACGGCTATCACCTGCTGCAGACCGTCTTCCAGCCCCTGTCCGTGGGCGACAGCCTGGATTTCCTGTGCCTGGACGAGGACGCGGTGCGCCTGGAGACCCCGCTGCCGGGTGTCGCGCCGGAGCAGGACCTGGTGGTGCGCGCCGCGCGGCGGCTCAAGGCCGAGGCGGGCTACCCGGGGGGCGTCGCGGTCCGGGTGCACAAGCGCCTGCCCCTCGGCGGGGGACTGGGCGGCGGCAGTTCCGATGCGGCCACCACCCTGGTGGCCCTGAACCACCTCTGGGGCCTGGCCCTGTCCTGCGATCGCCTGGCGGCCCTGGGCCTGGAACTGGGGGCCGACGTGCCGGTGTTCGTGCGCGGCCGCGCGGCCTGGGCCGAGGGCGTGGGGGAGCGCCTGGAACCGGTCAGCCTGCCGGAACCCTGGTTCCTGGTGATCCACCCCGGTGTTTCCATCAGCACGGCAGCCCTGTTCGGCGACCCGCAATTGACACGAAACTGCCCGCCAATCACAATACCCGACTTTATTTCCGGCAAGGGTGGCAACGTTTTCGAGCCGCTGGTCCGGGCGCGGTACCCCCAGGTGGCGCGGGCGCTGGACTGGCTCGCACAGGCCGCGGGCGAGGCCCGTCTGACCGGTACCGGTGCCTGCGTGTTCGCCGCCCTGAAGGATCAGGCCGGGGCCGAGGCCCTGCTGGACCGCCTGCCGGAAGGCTGGAAGGGCTTCGTCGCCCGGGGACTCAACCGATCGCCGCTGCTGGATCGCCTCGCCCAGGGCTGA
- a CDS encoding DUF2934 domain-containing protein, with amino-acid sequence MDMSDPEIKQPEDKRAESYEAVRPFFEASFEQILAAGRGAREMAEFTLERLGDASLPHLQRFMNEVRAGQVKVKGLTQSAHDRIFGAQPSPEERERWIREAAYLRAQQRGFAGGSPEEDWHEAEKEVDARLAAELGLIGRGRRALESVASAAEREIEETYDLVRQWHARQGEAVKKARIPKVLGSKKAVAESSEATSGEKPLLTDPESPAVVANAQKVKAKTAQGKPAKGAKSKADKPVKDKAAKVKSDKPKKSKASAKRGKAVKAAEHPQ; translated from the coding sequence ATGGACATGTCCGATCCCGAAATCAAACAACCCGAAGACAAACGGGCGGAAAGCTACGAGGCCGTGCGTCCCTTCTTCGAGGCCAGCTTCGAGCAGATCCTGGCGGCCGGCCGGGGCGCCCGGGAGATGGCTGAGTTCACCCTGGAGCGACTCGGTGATGCCTCCCTGCCGCATCTGCAGCGCTTCATGAACGAGGTGCGCGCGGGGCAGGTCAAGGTCAAGGGTCTCACCCAGTCGGCCCATGACCGGATCTTCGGCGCGCAGCCTTCCCCGGAGGAGCGCGAGCGCTGGATCCGCGAGGCGGCCTATCTGCGCGCGCAACAGCGCGGCTTCGCCGGCGGATCTCCCGAGGAGGACTGGCATGAGGCGGAAAAGGAAGTCGACGCGCGCCTGGCAGCCGAACTGGGTCTGATCGGTCGCGGGCGTCGTGCCCTGGAGTCCGTCGCCAGCGCTGCGGAACGGGAGATCGAGGAGACCTACGATCTGGTCAGGCAGTGGCACGCCCGTCAGGGCGAGGCGGTGAAGAAGGCCCGTATCCCCAAGGTTCTGGGAAGCAAGAAGGCGGTGGCCGAGTCTAGCGAAGCTACTTCCGGCGAGAAGCCCCTGCTGACAGACCCCGAGTCCCCAGCGGTTGTGGCTAATGCGCAGAAGGTCAAGGCCAAAACCGCGCAGGGAAAGCCTGCCAAGGGTGCGAAGTCAAAGGCAGATAAGCCAGTGAAGGATAAGGCCGCCAAGGTGAAGTCGGACAAGCCAAAGAAGTCCAAGGCATCGGCGAAGCGCGGTAAAGCTGTCAAGGCTGCAGAGCATCCTCAGTGA
- the pth gene encoding aminoacyl-tRNA hydrolase: protein MPGNQPVQLVAGLGNPGPKYTETRHNAGFWFVDALARRHGGTFRQENKFAGESARISLGGQEVWLLKPQTFMNRSGQSVKLLATFYKIPVESILVVHDELDLPPGEVRLKRGGGHGGHNGLRDIMAHLGKEFLRLRLGVGHPGHKDQVVDYVLQRPSRDEEADILRAIDHGLDVMSEVIAGELERAMHKLHSK, encoded by the coding sequence GTGCCGGGCAATCAACCCGTGCAACTTGTGGCGGGGCTGGGAAATCCCGGCCCCAAATACACCGAGACCCGGCACAATGCCGGGTTTTGGTTTGTGGACGCCCTGGCACGCCGCCACGGCGGCACCTTCCGCCAGGAGAACAAGTTCGCCGGCGAGTCGGCACGCATCAGCCTGGGCGGCCAGGAGGTCTGGCTGCTCAAGCCCCAGACCTTCATGAACCGCAGCGGCCAGTCGGTGAAGCTGCTCGCCACCTTCTACAAGATCCCGGTGGAGTCGATCCTGGTGGTCCACGACGAGCTGGACCTGCCCCCCGGCGAGGTTCGCCTCAAGCGTGGCGGTGGTCACGGCGGCCACAACGGCCTGCGCGACATCATGGCGCACCTGGGCAAGGAGTTCCTGCGCCTGCGCCTGGGCGTGGGTCATCCCGGGCACAAGGACCAGGTGGTGGACTACGTGTTGCAGCGCCCCTCGCGGGACGAAGAGGCCGACATCCTGCGCGCCATCGATCACGGGCTGGACGTGATGTCCGAGGTGATCGCGGGGGAACTGGAGCGGGCCATGCATAAACTGCATTCAAAGTAA
- a CDS encoding tetratricopeptide repeat protein, giving the protein MRNLLVLLLLTALLGACAQQAPRPNGTLQPLQGAELRVQEQPEDDNARGELLYLLLVGELAGQMGALDLSVSHYLMAALNSQDPAVSERATRIALFADQREAALRASMRWVELAPASVEGRQVLGALLVNAGRVPEAVEQLDWVIQNSPQGQAAGHTTVSNLLSRSQNQAAALAAMGQLAERYPGDASMQLAQARLALQMRQPEQALEAADRALTLDPGLSDAKVLRARAYTQMGDLGRGVQIMREAVASDPQNTDLRLAYGRLLIQAGDYDEARAEFEQLIARRPGDGDLLYTLGLLSLEMERYEDAQSYFTRLLGMGHRSNDANYYLGRIAETERRSDDALRHYRGVGDGDHFRDARVRLALLMGRAGQVDAALDMLREMRRDADEPDWRVRLYLTESQVLRDAREYQAAMEVLDQGLLEQPDSGELLYARALVAEKLDRLDILETDLRAILARDPDNAAALNALGYTLADRTDRLDEAYDYIRRAHAQHPEDAAILDSLGWVLYRMGRLDEAETYLRQAYDTMYDPEIASNLAMLLWDRGQRDEARRVLEDALAQDPDHDRLLRVKDRFEQ; this is encoded by the coding sequence TCTGCTGCTGGTGGGTGAACTGGCGGGCCAGATGGGGGCGCTGGATCTCTCCGTCAGCCATTACCTGATGGCTGCGCTCAACAGCCAGGATCCCGCGGTCTCGGAACGGGCCACCCGCATCGCCCTGTTCGCCGATCAGCGCGAGGCCGCGCTGCGGGCCTCCATGCGCTGGGTGGAGCTGGCGCCGGCGAGCGTCGAGGGCCGTCAGGTGCTGGGGGCCCTGCTGGTCAACGCGGGCCGGGTGCCCGAGGCCGTGGAGCAGCTGGACTGGGTGATCCAGAACAGTCCCCAGGGCCAGGCTGCGGGCCATACCACCGTGTCCAACCTGCTGTCCCGTTCCCAGAACCAGGCGGCGGCCCTGGCGGCGATGGGGCAGCTGGCCGAACGCTATCCCGGTGATGCCAGCATGCAGCTGGCCCAGGCGCGGCTGGCGCTGCAGATGCGCCAGCCGGAACAGGCCCTGGAGGCCGCCGACCGGGCTCTGACCCTGGATCCGGGCCTCTCCGATGCCAAGGTGCTGCGCGCCCGCGCCTACACCCAGATGGGGGACCTGGGCCGGGGTGTGCAGATCATGCGCGAGGCGGTCGCGTCCGATCCGCAGAACACGGATCTGCGCCTGGCCTATGGCCGTCTGCTGATCCAGGCCGGGGACTACGACGAGGCCCGCGCCGAATTCGAGCAGCTCATCGCGCGCCGCCCCGGAGACGGTGACCTGCTCTACACCCTGGGCCTGCTCAGTCTCGAGATGGAGCGCTACGAGGATGCCCAGTCCTACTTCACGCGCCTGCTGGGCATGGGACACCGGTCCAACGATGCCAACTACTACCTGGGACGCATCGCCGAGACCGAACGCCGCAGCGACGACGCCCTGCGCCACTACCGCGGCGTGGGTGACGGTGACCATTTCCGCGACGCCCGGGTGCGTCTGGCCCTGCTCATGGGCCGGGCCGGGCAGGTGGATGCGGCCCTGGACATGCTGCGCGAGATGCGCCGGGATGCCGACGAGCCCGACTGGCGGGTGCGCCTGTATTTGACCGAGTCCCAGGTGCTGCGCGACGCGCGGGAATACCAGGCGGCCATGGAGGTCCTGGACCAGGGTCTGCTGGAGCAGCCGGATTCCGGCGAACTGCTCTACGCTCGGGCCCTGGTGGCCGAGAAGCTCGATCGCCTGGACATCCTGGAGACCGACCTGCGTGCCATCCTGGCCAGGGATCCGGACAATGCCGCCGCCCTCAACGCCCTGGGTTACACCCTGGCGGACCGCACCGACCGCCTGGACGAGGCCTACGACTACATCCGCCGTGCCCACGCCCAGCATCCGGAGGACGCCGCCATCCTGGACAGCCTGGGCTGGGTGCTCTACCGCATGGGACGCCTGGACGAGGCGGAGACCTACCTGCGCCAGGCCTACGACACCATGTACGACCCGGAGATCGCCAGCAACCTGGCCATGCTGCTCTGGGACCGGGGCCAGCGGGACGAGGCCCGCCGCGTGCTCGAGGACGCCCTGGCCCAGGACCCGGACCATGACCGTCTGCTGCGCGTGAAGGATCGCTTCGAACAGTGA
- a CDS encoding ribose-phosphate diphosphokinase, with protein MRQRSAVADRSKMMIFAGNGTPQLAQDVVNHLNIPLGKAVVGRFSDGEIQIEILENVRGRDVFILQSTCAPTNDNLMELLIMVDALRRASAGRITTVIPYFGYARQDRRVRSARVPISAKVVANMLEAVGTDRVLTVDVHADQVQGFFNLPVDNVYASPILLGDIWRQKHPNLIVVSPDVGGVVRARAVAKRLDDAELAIIDKRRPKPNESRVMHIIGDVEGKSCVIIDDLVDTAGTLCEAARALKEHGAAKVMAYATHPVLSGPAISNIEKSELDELVVTDTIPLRPEAQACSKIRQLSVAGMLAETIRRINREESVSSLFVD; from the coding sequence ATGCGCCAAAGGTCTGCCGTGGCTGACAGAAGCAAGATGATGATCTTCGCGGGCAATGGGACCCCGCAGCTGGCCCAGGATGTGGTGAATCACCTCAACATCCCCCTGGGCAAGGCGGTGGTGGGCCGGTTCAGCGACGGCGAGATCCAGATTGAGATCCTGGAGAACGTGCGCGGTCGCGACGTATTCATCCTGCAGTCCACCTGCGCGCCCACCAACGACAACCTGATGGAACTGCTCATCATGGTGGATGCCCTGCGCCGGGCCTCGGCGGGGCGCATCACCACGGTGATCCCGTACTTCGGCTACGCCCGCCAGGACCGCCGGGTGCGTTCCGCCCGCGTGCCCATCTCCGCCAAGGTGGTGGCCAACATGCTGGAGGCGGTGGGCACCGACCGGGTGCTGACCGTGGACGTGCACGCCGACCAGGTGCAGGGTTTCTTCAACCTGCCGGTGGACAACGTCTACGCCTCGCCGATCCTGCTGGGCGACATCTGGCGCCAGAAGCACCCGAACCTGATCGTGGTGTCACCGGACGTGGGCGGCGTGGTGCGCGCCCGTGCCGTGGCCAAGCGCCTGGACGACGCCGAACTGGCGATCATCGACAAGCGCCGTCCCAAGCCCAACGAGTCCCGGGTGATGCACATCATCGGTGACGTGGAAGGCAAGAGCTGCGTGATCATCGACGACCTGGTGGATACCGCCGGCACCCTGTGCGAGGCGGCCCGGGCCCTGAAGGAACACGGCGCCGCCAAGGTGATGGCCTACGCCACCCACCCGGTGCTCTCCGGCCCGGCCATCTCCAACATCGAGAAGTCGGAACTGGACGAACTGGTGGTGACCGACACCATCCCGCTGCGACCCGAGGCCCAGGCCTGTTCGAAGATCCGCCAGCTGTCGGTGGCCGGGATGCTGGCCGAGACCATCCGCCGCATCAACCGGGAAGAGTCGGTGAGTTCGCTGTTCGTGGATTGA
- the glgP gene encoding alpha-glucan family phosphorylase: protein MPITLEQFVHTPRIAYFSMEIGLRSEIPTYSGGLGMLAGDTLRSAADLSIPLVGVTLASRNGYFRQVLDEFGRQTELPDPWEPGDWAIPLPAKISVPVADRDVWVQAWLYGLSGASGYQVPVLLLDTQLPENGPEDRRITDQLYGDGIEYRLTQEIVLGIGGARMLQALGFKVHTYHMNEGHSALLALELLRRDERRPDRMEPHGDVYDTARVREQCLFTTHTPVEAGHDQFDYPLVDRLLARFMDLNEIRRLAGNQRLNMTRLALRLSGYVNGVAKTHAEVSRQMFPEVHVHAVTNGVHPGTWTAPAVQRLFDRYIPAWRFEPDMLVRADQIPPQETWSAHTEAKAALLDAVRRLTGVSLDPEVATLGFARRMTAYKRPDLLFSDLGRLKTIAQRHPIQIVMAGKAHPNDSGGKALIERLFRMRDELSGAIRMVFLPNYNMHLGHLLTSGVDLWLNNPLRPLEASGTSGMKAAFNGVPNLSVLDGWWMEGCIEGVTGWAVGNGGGAESNGGDAQALYATLENKVLPLFYDDRAGWIRVMQGAIAKNAYYFNSHRMMRRYATAAYIR, encoded by the coding sequence ATGCCAATCACCCTCGAGCAATTCGTCCACACCCCCCGCATCGCCTACTTCTCAATGGAGATCGGCCTGCGCAGCGAGATCCCCACCTACAGCGGTGGCCTGGGTATGCTGGCCGGCGACACCCTGCGCAGCGCCGCCGACCTGTCCATCCCCCTCGTGGGCGTCACCCTGGCCAGCCGCAACGGATATTTCCGCCAGGTGCTGGACGAATTCGGCCGGCAGACGGAGCTGCCTGATCCTTGGGAACCGGGTGACTGGGCCATCCCGCTGCCGGCGAAGATCTCCGTGCCCGTGGCCGACCGCGACGTGTGGGTGCAGGCCTGGCTCTATGGGCTGAGCGGCGCCTCGGGCTATCAGGTCCCGGTGCTGCTGCTGGATACCCAACTGCCGGAAAACGGCCCCGAGGACCGACGCATCACCGATCAACTCTACGGCGACGGTATCGAATACCGGCTGACCCAGGAGATCGTGCTGGGCATCGGCGGCGCGCGCATGCTCCAGGCCCTGGGTTTCAAGGTTCACACCTACCACATGAACGAAGGCCATTCGGCCCTGCTCGCCCTGGAGTTGCTGCGTCGGGACGAGCGCCGGCCGGACCGGATGGAGCCCCACGGGGACGTCTACGACACGGCCCGGGTTCGGGAGCAATGCCTGTTCACCACCCACACCCCCGTGGAGGCCGGCCACGACCAGTTCGACTATCCCCTGGTGGACCGGCTGCTTGCCCGCTTCATGGACCTCAACGAGATCCGGCGCCTGGCCGGCAACCAGCGACTCAACATGACCCGCCTGGCCCTGCGCCTGTCCGGCTACGTGAACGGCGTGGCCAAGACCCATGCGGAGGTCTCGCGGCAGATGTTTCCCGAGGTCCACGTGCATGCGGTCACCAACGGTGTGCACCCGGGCACCTGGACCGCCCCGGCCGTACAGCGGCTGTTCGACCGGTACATCCCCGCCTGGCGCTTCGAGCCGGACATGCTGGTACGCGCCGACCAGATCCCGCCCCAGGAGACCTGGAGCGCCCATACCGAGGCGAAGGCGGCACTCCTCGATGCCGTGCGCAGGCTCACCGGCGTAAGCCTCGACCCGGAGGTGGCCACCCTGGGTTTCGCCCGGCGCATGACGGCCTACAAGCGACCGGATCTGTTGTTCAGTGATCTGGGTCGACTCAAGACCATCGCCCAACGCCACCCCATACAGATCGTCATGGCCGGCAAGGCCCATCCCAACGATTCCGGCGGCAAGGCCCTCATCGAGCGCCTGTTCCGCATGCGCGACGAACTCTCCGGTGCTATCCGCATGGTGTTCCTGCCCAACTACAACATGCACCTGGGGCACCTGCTCACCTCCGGTGTCGACCTGTGGCTCAACAACCCGCTGCGTCCCCTGGAGGCCTCGGGCACCAGCGGCATGAAGGCCGCCTTTAACGGCGTGCCCAACCTGAGCGTGCTGGACGGCTGGTGGATGGAGGGCTGTATCGAGGGGGTCACCGGCTGGGCCGTGGGCAACGGCGGCGGAGCGGAATCCAACGGCGGCGACGCCCAGGCCCTGTACGCCACCCTGGAAAACAAGGTGCTGCCCCTATTCTACGACGACCGGGCAGGCTGGATCCGGGTCATGCAGGGCGCCATCGCCAAGAACGCCTATTACTTCAACAGCCATCGCATGATGCGCCGCTACGCCACGGCCGCCTATATCCGCTGA
- a CDS encoding 50S ribosomal protein L25/general stress protein Ctc — translation MSVNFELQAEPRADQGKGASRRLRRAGKVPAILYGEGKDPQPITLDHNAVMLNLEHEAFYSHILSVKLGGKAEKAILRDVQRHPCKPIILHLDLLRVSEDHAIRVHVPLHFTNEESCVGVKTGGGMVSHQMVEVEVECLPKHLPEFIEVDVASLNVGDSLHLSQISLPEGVSIVALSHGPDHDLPVVSILKPRGAAAEEEAGGEAAEGGEAS, via the coding sequence ATGAGTGTGAATTTCGAACTGCAGGCAGAACCGCGTGCGGACCAGGGCAAGGGTGCGAGCCGCCGCCTGCGCCGCGCCGGCAAGGTGCCTGCCATCCTGTACGGAGAGGGCAAGGATCCCCAGCCCATCACCCTGGACCACAACGCGGTGATGCTGAACCTGGAGCACGAGGCCTTCTATTCCCACATCCTGAGCGTGAAGCTGGGCGGCAAGGCCGAGAAGGCGATCCTGCGCGACGTGCAGCGTCATCCCTGCAAGCCCATCATCCTGCACCTGGACCTGTTGCGCGTGAGCGAAGACCACGCAATCCGCGTGCACGTGCCCCTGCATTTCACCAATGAAGAGAGCTGCGTGGGCGTGAAGACTGGCGGCGGCATGGTCAGCCACCAGATGGTGGAAGTGGAAGTGGAGTGCCTGCCCAAGCACCTGCCCGAGTTCATCGAGGTGGACGTGGCCAGCCTGAACGTGGGCGACTCCCTGCACTTGTCCCAGATCTCCCTGCCCGAGGGCGTGAGCATCGTGGCCCTGTCCCATGGCCCGGATCACGACCTGCCGGTGGTGAGCATCCTCAAGCCCCGTGGCGCTGCTGCAGAGGAAGAGGCGGGCGGCGAGGCGGCCGAGGGCGGCGAAGCCTCCTGA
- a CDS encoding type II toxin-antitoxin system Phd/YefM family antitoxin, producing MRYSDHVKPISYLKANAAEVLSRLAEEREPLVITQNGEAKAVLQDVASYQETQETLALLKILALGSREVEEGRVKPAAEVIARLRSKKAAD from the coding sequence ATGCGCTATTCAGACCACGTCAAACCCATCAGCTACCTCAAGGCCAACGCCGCCGAGGTGCTCAGCAGGCTGGCCGAGGAGCGCGAGCCCCTGGTCATTACCCAGAACGGCGAGGCCAAGGCCGTGCTTCAGGACGTGGCCAGCTACCAGGAGACCCAGGAGACCCTGGCCCTGCTGAAGATCCTGGCCCTGGGCAGCCGGGAAGTGGAGGAAGGGCGGGTCAAGCCTGCGGCTGAGGTCATCGCCCGGCTGCGCAGCAAGAAAGCCGCCGACTGA
- a CDS encoding type II toxin-antitoxin system RelE/ParE family toxin → MPCEVLLTEGAERDLEALYDYLLEFDSRKSADHVLDRLLTVVESLAEQPERGVHPRELLNLGIREYRQVFFKPYRVIYRVMDERVIIYLIADGRRDMQTLLATRLLADPGRS, encoded by the coding sequence ATGCCCTGCGAGGTGCTGCTTACCGAGGGCGCCGAGCGGGACCTGGAGGCGCTCTACGACTATCTGCTGGAATTCGACTCCCGCAAGAGCGCGGATCACGTTTTAGACCGGCTGCTGACCGTGGTCGAATCTCTGGCCGAACAGCCCGAACGCGGCGTCCATCCACGGGAGCTGCTGAACCTGGGTATCAGGGAATACCGCCAGGTGTTCTTCAAGCCCTATCGGGTCATCTACCGGGTCATGGACGAACGGGTGATCATCTATCTGATTGCGGATGGACGTCGGGACATGCAGACGCTGCTGGCGACCCGGCTCCTGGCAGACCCTGGCCGCAGCTGA
- the ychF gene encoding redox-regulated ATPase YchF, protein MSLKCGIVGLPNVGKSTLFNALTRAGIQAENYPFCTIDPNVGVVPVPDPRLDALAAIVKPEKLIPTAMEFVDIAGLVAGASQGEGLGNQFLAHIRETDAIAHVVRCFENDDVIHVAGRVDPLSDIEVINTELALADLETVEKALNRLTRSAKSGDKEAVARKNVAEKVQAVLAEGKAARAADLDDEERKLLREFHLITAKPAMYIANVNEDGFENNPLLDRVREYAAAEHAQVVPVCAAIEAEIAQLEDDEKTEFLAEMGLDEPGLNRVIRAAYELLGLQTFFTAGPKEVRAWTVKRGATAPKAAAVIHTDFEKGFIRAEVVGYEDFIAGKGEQGAKDAGKWRLEGKEYVMKEGDVVHFRFNV, encoded by the coding sequence ATGTCCCTGAAATGCGGAATTGTCGGATTACCCAATGTCGGTAAATCCACCCTGTTCAACGCCCTGACCCGCGCGGGCATCCAGGCGGAGAACTATCCCTTCTGCACCATCGACCCCAACGTGGGCGTGGTGCCGGTGCCGGATCCGCGCCTGGACGCGCTCGCGGCCATCGTCAAGCCGGAGAAGCTGATTCCCACCGCCATGGAGTTCGTGGACATCGCGGGGCTCGTCGCCGGCGCCTCCCAGGGCGAGGGCCTGGGCAACCAGTTCCTGGCCCACATCCGCGAGACCGATGCCATCGCCCACGTGGTGCGCTGCTTCGAGAACGACGACGTGATCCACGTGGCCGGCCGGGTGGATCCCCTCTCCGACATCGAGGTGATCAACACCGAGCTGGCCCTGGCCGACCTGGAGACCGTGGAGAAGGCGCTCAACCGACTGACCCGCTCCGCCAAGTCCGGGGACAAGGAGGCGGTGGCGCGCAAGAACGTGGCCGAGAAGGTGCAGGCGGTGCTGGCCGAGGGCAAGGCCGCCCGGGCCGCGGACCTGGACGACGAGGAGCGCAAACTGTTGCGGGAGTTTCACCTGATCACCGCCAAGCCCGCCATGTACATCGCCAACGTCAACGAGGACGGCTTCGAGAACAACCCGCTGCTGGACCGGGTGCGAGAGTACGCTGCCGCCGAGCACGCCCAGGTGGTGCCCGTGTGCGCCGCCATCGAAGCCGAGATCGCCCAGCTCGAGGACGACGAGAAGACCGAGTTCCTGGCCGAGATGGGTCTCGACGAGCCGGGTCTCAACCGGGTGATCCGGGCCGCCTACGAGCTGCTGGGCCTGCAGACCTTCTTCACCGCCGGACCCAAGGAGGTGCGCGCCTGGACCGTCAAGCGCGGCGCCACCGCCCCCAAGGCCGCCGCCGTGATCCACACCGACTTCGAGAAGGGCTTCATCCGCGCCGAGGTGGTGGGCTACGAGGACTTCATCGCCGGCAAGGGCGAGCAGGGCGCCAAGGACGCAGGCAAGTGGCGCCTGGAGGGCAAGGAGTACGTGATGAAGGAAGGGGACGTGGTCCACTTCCGCTTTAACGTATAA
- a CDS encoding NAD(P)/FAD-dependent oxidoreductase, whose amino-acid sequence MAVVADLEMDIGAYPHRFLTFEVTRVHLKGLRLNMCAPQHSIRRFEFDHWLLERSGAQVLNHEARRIERRDGRFVIDDRFEWEYLVGAGGTACPVYRGLFREVNPRARTLQAVALEQELPCEWRDGDCHLWFFHKGLPGYSWYVPKADGYLNLGVGAMAARLKDRGDDIRPHWDRFEARLRGRGLIDGGLKLAPQGYAYYLRDGVQRLRLDKAFVIGDAAGLATRDMAEGIGPAVRSGLLAAEAIAGEADYTLETIAAHSLPAGLPRHILEYKLLGRS is encoded by the coding sequence ATGGCTGTGGTCGCGGACCTGGAGATGGACATCGGGGCCTACCCGCACCGCTTCCTTACCTTCGAGGTGACCCGGGTGCACCTGAAGGGCCTGCGCTTGAACATGTGCGCCCCCCAGCATTCCATCCGCCGTTTCGAATTCGATCACTGGCTGCTGGAGCGCTCCGGCGCGCAGGTCCTGAACCACGAGGCGCGGCGCATCGAGCGCCGGGATGGACGCTTCGTGATCGATGACCGCTTCGAGTGGGAGTACCTGGTGGGCGCCGGCGGCACCGCCTGCCCCGTGTACCGCGGCCTGTTCCGGGAGGTCAATCCCCGCGCCCGCACGCTCCAGGCCGTGGCCCTGGAACAGGAGCTGCCCTGTGAGTGGCGTGATGGCGACTGTCACTTGTGGTTCTTCCACAAGGGACTGCCCGGCTACAGCTGGTATGTGCCAAAGGCGGACGGCTATCTGAACCTGGGTGTCGGGGCCATGGCCGCGCGGCTCAAGGATCGGGGGGACGACATCCGCCCCCACTGGGACCGTTTCGAGGCCCGCCTGCGCGGGCGCGGCCTGATCGATGGGGGCCTGAAACTCGCACCCCAGGGCTATGCCTACTACCTGCGCGACGGCGTGCAGCGCCTGCGTCTGGACAAGGCCTTCGTGATCGGTGATGCCGCCGGACTGGCCACCCGGGACATGGCGGAGGGCATCGGCCCCGCCGTGCGCAGCGGCCTGCTGGCCGCCGAGGCCATCGCCGGCGAGGCCGACTACACCCTGGAGACGATCGCCGCCCACAGCCTGCCTGCCGGCCTGCCGCGCCACATTCTGGAATACAAGCTGCTGGGGCGAAGTTGA